gggGTTAACAGTGAAAGCCATGCCACAGCTACGATTCTCACTCCCAATCTCAGTCTCAAATAAGGAGAATTGCATTTGCAGGTTTTCCATAACAGCAAGAAGCTCCACCGACACCAACATCACTCTCACTCACTCTCACACTGAAATTTCAACTCCTAAACCCAAACCAAAGTCTCCGctcaagaagaggaagaggtatCGGAAGCTGTATCCCGGAGAGACCACCGGCATCACCGAAGAGATGAGGTTCGTCGCCATGAGACTCCACAATGCCGCCGTTTCACCCGACCAATCGGATTCCGACGCGTGGCACGCCTCCATGGAAGGCTTCATCGCTTACCTTGTTGACACTCACCTCATCTTTGCCACTCTCCAGCGCATCGTCGACGAATCCGATAACGTTTCGTGTGAGTCCAATTCCAATTCCATTCCATTCATTGCATTGCATTGCAGCTTCCTTTTCAGATTATTGTCTTCAAATAGTTACTGTTTTTTTTTGCAAATATAAAAATCCATTATATTGTTCTTTAATCAAAACTGAGGTTTCATCTCgatgataataatatttgtaacaAAGGTTGACGTTGAGAGTCTGAGGTAGTTATCCAGGGGGGACTTAAAATTAATATCGAAAACATTtgttcttaattaaaatatttattttcaagtaGACAGATGAAAGGtgaaaaatagaagaatatgtgatttgctttgtttttctagttttccgtggagaaaaaaaaatgattcgAATTTGTTATGGCGAGAATTTCATGAATTTGCAGATGCATACATGAGGAAAACTGGGTTGGAAAGATCAGAAGGGCTTTTGAAGGATCTGAAATGGTTGGAGGAGCAAGGAAACGTGATTCCAAATCCCAGTTCTCCGGGGATTACATATGCCAAATATTTAGAGTCACTTGCAGAGACAAGCGCACCTTTGTTTCTATCCCATTtctacaatatttatttttgtcatatAGCTGCTGGTCAGGTGATTGGAAAGAAGGTGTGTACTCACTTCCTGTCTTACAAGTTGTTTATGAAGGAATACTATCACATGTCCCCTCTTAGTGTAGTTCCTTTCTCTGTCTATCTAGTTGAAAAATTACATGCCTCAGCAAGATACATTGCcgtttgaaagaaaaatatttttttctcagcTATCATTTTTCAATCAGAAATATTAGGGACAAATGAAAGAGATAGGTCAGGAGACCTTGTCAGTGATGGATGTAATTAGTGGATAATTTAATcatctaattatatttttgtttactaaaagTGAAAGGATGATTTGAAATTTGATCACATTACATGCTCACCATAAGAGAGTTCTACTGCAAAATAGATTGTTATCAAacaataaatcaaattttaggTGTTGAATTCATGATAGTGGGGTGAAGAGAAATTTGAAATGGCATTTTGATTTACTAATGAAGACAATACATGAAAGTAGTACTGGTACCTTCTGATCTCTCTCACCTACTCAAATGTATGCAATGTGGTTTTGGTACCCAGCATTCTAACGTGCTCACTGTTCATCTCCCACATTTTAGTACTCAAATTGATAGAGAGGTCTAATACAAGGGTCAGGCCTTTTATAGGCAAAACCTAACtgtaaaataatagaataaacaTACTAAATGATAGCTTGGTGTTCAATTTGTTCCATAAAAATATGCTTGTAGGCCCTCTACAAACTCATGCATCCTTGTGAAAACGAAtatgtatttttactttatGGTGTTGAAGTTCTGTAGTCGACATTGAATCAGAACTGAGGAATTCCCTGTCCAAAGAATTCACTTAATTGCTTGTTGTAAAAATCACCAGGGGTTGCTTGTCATTCTATTATTGTTGCTTTTAGGTTTCTGAGAAGCTCTTGGAAGGTAAGGAATTGGAGTTTTACAAATGGGAAGGAGATGTACCTAAATTGTTGAAAGATGTCCGTGATAAGCTCAACCAGCTTTCCGAGGTAGATTACAAAGAATCCTACTATTGTTGCTTTAGTGTTATATTTAGGTGCTACGCCATTCTTTTTATTGATGTGAGATTGTGGTTCATGCAGCATTGGTCTCGAGATGAAAAGAATAGATGTTTAAAAGAAACTCCAAAGTCATTCCGGTTTATGGGACAGATTGTCCTTCTTCTTGTCTCATAAATGGACATTTtgttctccttttcttttctgaaCTTCTCTGCCTTCTTTGATGGTAAGTTTTCtaatatttccttttctttcttttaactcCTCAGATTCGTGGCTTTTAATTGATGGAGGAGGGGTCACCCTAACTTATGTTTGATACACTCTTAGACAGCGTATTCCATTTTTAGGTAGACATATGTGTTTGCTACACTTTTAATGCTCTCAAGTATCTCACATCTGTGTCAGGAAAAAGAAAGTATCTCACTTCTTAATTTGTGTTATTGTATAACTGGACTACTGATTACGTCCAATAAATGTGACCGTATGTAGCTTTGTCAGATATTGGGTTGTCGGAGAGCTTTAATTGAATTTTAGCTTGGAAATCGTCATTTGTTTTTCCTGTGCTGCAAATATTTCTAATAATGCACTAAATTAGTCCTTGATTATAACTTATAAGTAAGGATCAATTTAGTCCCTGATATAAACCAGCAACTTTAGAGCCTCACCTTTACAATTATTAGTCAATTTTGTCTTTCAAATTAACACCATTTCTCATTTTGGTCCTCATATTACAAAATAAACCAATTTAGTTCTTTAACATACAACAATTATTATGAATGTAGTCCCTAAATTTGACAACTAGAATATTCAGTCCCTAAACCTTAAATTGGTTTAGTGTGAAACAAACTGTTCTCAAAAAGTGATTCAGTTTGTGTTTTTCTAAACGGTATGGTTTTTTGCACACTATGTAACCAAAACAAATAGCTATCAATGTTATAGATCCTTAATATTAGGGTTAAAGTGattgataattattaattttggagGACTActtttttctcataaatttttaaactaaaatgactGGTGATTATAAGTCTAGGGATTATTTGATGGTTTTCTCTGACTATTGCTATTATCATGTCTTATCACGCTAGTTTCTATGTTTTGTAGCCGCCTGGCCAAGGTGCCATACACCTGCGATGGATTTGCAGTCTTTTTTACAAGGATTTTTGAAGGGCACAGCAAAAGGCAGAGAgactcatttttttcaattagagATGTAGCATTGTAGGAACCACCTTAGGTTCATGAATCTTGGTCTTACTGAATACTAATACTAATGCCTTCCCTCATATTGTATCCAtcccccactattttctttacCTGTTAAttaatgcttttattttttttaacaatgcTTGAAAACCATTGTAATTTAAATACTATTGAGTTATGAAAGTTTCAGTTTAGACATTCATTATGATCCCGTTTGGTGAGAGCATAGAATCCATGAAATTTTCCACTGtagtttttgttgtgtaaaaTTGACTAGGtgcttttattcttttactcGTTTTATCGCTAAAAATCTTCACTCTAATTTATCGTCAACATCAAACAAGTTAACCATGAACCATCCATGGtcgaaaattttgaaaattttggaagagttGCGCGTTTACGTGTTGCAACATGTGTTGTTTCTTTGACTTTGTTCGTGTTCCATTACAAGGAAATTTActtgaaaatgtttttaatgagttgaaattattgatatttttagtatttaaaagaaacgttttaatttttttgtctaaATGTTATCAGAAATTCACTGAAGTGGTCAATTATTTTGTGTTGAATGACAACaacttacatatatatatatatatatatatatatatatatatatatatatatatatatatatatatatatatatatatatatatattaaggttaagggtattttaataattttcattctcaaaactaaaaaaaagaaacccgaAAACCTTGATCACCTCCCttattcctctcaaccctttctctttcatctttttcactccaacattttctatgtcatcctatggtagcccaactgaaaaaaatcagaaaacaaaaaatgattttatgagttttcattttataattgttgtcttatttaattttatctcattttcacaagcacaaaggaattggtaatttacttggaaaaaatcagaaatactcgctattaaacaattttttacaaaaaatgattttataatgagttttcattttataatttttgtcttatctaattttcacaatcataatgacatcaaaggaattggtaatttgcctggaaaaaatcagaaacactcgttattaaacaatttcttccaaaaaaatgattttatatcgagtttttattttataatttttgtcgtatataattttatctaattttcaccaGACATCagaaagaattggtaattggcctggaaggtttttttagagatgattaTTCAACATATGCTGATGaggaaattagagaggttagtgaagatggtgaaattgaaaagatcttgaatgaacctttgtctaaaggcaaattgtttaactaCATTGATTTCTGATTTTTCCAATTGGGGCTATAGTAGggagtagggatgacagagaaaaggttggagtgagagagatcaaagaaaaaaaggttgagaggaacaagaatgaaagaaaaaaaggttgagaggaatgagaatgaaagaaaaaaaaggttcagaagaatgagaatgaaagaaaaaaggtaagcaaaagtttttttttagaatgaaaattattaaaatatccttaaccttaatacttaaaatccatgatatataaggataat
This window of the Vigna angularis cultivar LongXiaoDou No.4 chromosome 7, ASM1680809v1, whole genome shotgun sequence genome carries:
- the LOC108333338 gene encoding probable inactive heme oxygenase 2, chloroplastic, with the protein product MMGLTVKAMPQLRFSLPISVSNKENCICRFSITARSSTDTNITLTHSHTEISTPKPKPKSPLKKRKRYRKLYPGETTGITEEMRFVAMRLHNAAVSPDQSDSDAWHASMEGFIAYLVDTHLIFATLQRIVDESDNVSYAYMRKTGLERSEGLLKDLKWLEEQGNVIPNPSSPGITYAKYLESLAETSAPLFLSHFYNIYFCHIAAGQVIGKKVSEKLLEGKELEFYKWEGDVPKLLKDVRDKLNQLSEHWSRDEKNRCLKETPKSFRFMGQIVLLLVS